In the Bdellovibrionales bacterium genome, CTGCGCAGAGCCCTTCATCTGACTCATTTTGTGTTTCATGATTTGCTGATCAACGAGAAACTGATCCGCCAACTGCTGAATGTTTGAATTGGATTTAGAAAACGCGACCGATACACCTACAGTCATCATGACGACTAACGATAAAATCATTTTTTTGTTCATGGATCCCCCTTTGAGTTCTTAATATAAGGGTTACTCCTGAGCAAAAAAGAGATCAAGAGAATCTCAATGAAGCCTCCAAAATAGAGCGCCCCACATCTCGGTCATTTATGCACGTGGCCAACTTGCTAATCCCTCGCATTTTTAAGGTTTTACAAGTTTACTTGAGAACGAATATGCAATCGCTTCTCCAGCTCGTTTTAATCACCTGCGGCTTACTCTTCGCCGAAATCCACATGAGTGTCCTCTCCAATTATTGCTATTCAGATTACGTTAATTTTTTATCACCCATCGCAATCTTTGGCGGACTCGCCGTGGGTAATCTTGTGGGTCTCCACCCGCAAATATTTAAGCTTTCTCTCCGCTCGCAATGCTGGATCGTTTTCTTTCTACAAGCGATCACCTATCTCGGGCTCAAGTATGTCCCCCACTACCAAGTATGGCTGGCGTTACCTTTTATTGGCTACGGCGTACTAATGACGTACTTGTTCTCAAAGTATTCACTCAAAGAACTTATAATAAGTCTGGGAATTTCTGGAATTATCGTCTCGCTGAGTTACAAATGGCTTTTAGAAATTTATGCCGACACATCACCACTAGCAACTCTTCTTTTCCCGGTCTTAGCCGGGATTCTTGCTGATCGCCAGAATAAAATTTTTCATTGGATTCCCCATGGTGTTTTTATATTTATAATCTTGGGAATATTAAATTGGGACGTCCATCATCCACCCTCTATCATTAAAAAAAGATTCAAAGACGATGAGTTCTCGGTGGTGGTTAGCGAAAAAAAAGTGAATCCTCTATTTATTACCGAACTTTTTAAACGGCAGATCGGCCAGTATATATTTACGATCAACGGTAGTCGCTTTGGTTTGATTCCTGATTACGAAGAAACCCATTCTCGTTTGACAACGAAACAATTTAATCGACCTTATGACTTGCCTTATCTATTTACCCAGCCCGAGCGCGTCCTCGTTGTCGGCTCGGCGGAAGGTCGCAATGTGATCTCGGCACTGGCCAACGGAGTGAAAGACATTTGGGCACTAGATATTAACCCTGATGTATTTGAACTTTTTAGAACGTCGCTCCCCGACGTCGGCCATCTCATTTACTTTCGACCGGAAGTCCAAATCGTCGTCGCCGAGGGCCGCTATTTTCTCGAACAGTGCCCGAGACGGTTTGATCTGATCACATTGCAGGGAGTACAAACTGGCTCTGCCGCGTCGACAACCTCGCCAGTGCTGATAGAGTCATTTCTGTTTACGCGGGAGGCGGTGAAAGCGGCTTGGGATTGTCTCACAGATGAAGGCCTCATCATGTACGATGAATATACCGGAAAGGGATTCAACTATTTGCCACAGATCATTGCTCAGCAAGCCAAAGACACTCTCAACTTGCCTGAAGAGCAAATTCTTTTATTAAGTTATAGCCATTCGGAAAGTGATCCGACATCACGAGCTGGAGAAATTAAAAATAGAAGCTCAGTTTTCATCAGTAAAAAGCCCCTGAGTGTCAGTGATGAGTCTAAGTCGCTGCTGGCAAAGAATGGTGTTTCGATCGAAGCGATGAACCCGCTTCATCATGAAAGTTTGACAGACAATAATCCTCACTTTCGAGTCAAACGCTCGGTACTTGATCAACTCTCCTCTATATCGATGGTCTGTTTATTTCTTCTACTCGTATTAATTTATAAAACCACACCTTTTCTGGGAGCAGCGGAATCCATATGGTTGAGTTTGACAGGCATCGCTTACATGATGTTTGTTTTTGGGCTCAGCGGACCCTTTTCGCTTTGGCTCGGTCATCCTGGCCGAGTCACCCCCGTACTTTACATCACATTGTATGCGATGAGTTTGGTCAGTGGACTTTGGGTGTTAAAATCTAAAAAAAGAACTGGAGCGCTTCTTACGATGTTCTTTTCGGTGAGTGTTACGGTTTGGGCGTTGCTTTATCATTATTGGTCGACCGGTCTTCTCAACATTCCGTCCATGGAACTGAGAATTATTCTATGTATTATGATCGCCTCTCTTTTCGCTTTTACTGCTGAAATCCCTTACATTCTAGGACTCAGAGTGTTCGAAAATAAGACTCGATCCTGGGCCAACGCTTTGGAGCACGTTGGAAATCTCGCCGCGATACCGCTGTCCATATGGATTCAAGTGAAGTGGGGATCTCAGGCCCTACTACTCACATCGAGTGTTCTATTTTTAGTGGTCGGGTTTATTCTTCTGACGAGCTCAAAAAAAATCGCCCAGTAACCCTATCGAGAATAATCTGCTTAAAGTCGTCTCTCGCAGATGCGGTGGGCTTGATTTTTTTTACAGAGGTGACCTGCGAGGGTTGAAAGCCGCAAGGAAGAATTCCTTGGAAGGCCTGCGGATCATCATCAAAATTAAGAGCTAAGCCATGAGAGACAATCCACTTACGAACCGCAATCCCGATGGCGGCGATCTTTTGTGATCCAATCCAAACTCCGGTGGCTTCCTGTTCATTGGATTCGCCCACTTGTTTTTGCACCGAATGTCCTTGCGAAGTGATACCGATATCTTGAAGCGCATCGACGACGGCCAGTTCCAGTTCTCTAAAAAAACCGTGAAGGTCCCTGGGTTTTATTTTTTTTGCCACGCCCTCGGCCACAGAAATTAAAGGATAGAAGACGATTTGGCTGGGACCATGGTACGTGGCTCGCCCACCGCGATTGACTTCGATGGTGTCCCCCGTCCAGCCCGCGAGATCTCCGGGCTGAGTGCCTCGGCCAAGGGTCACGATCGCGGGGTGGGAGCAAAAGACGAGAGTTTCTAGTCTTTCCCCAGAGCTGATCTCATCCACATATTTTTTTTGAAGTTCAAAAGCTTCTCGGTAAGGAATAAGCCCCCAATCCTCGAGGGCCACTTTTCCATTGAGAAACTTGGGGAGCTTTAAACTCAAGCTTTACCTGACAGATGCGTGTTGGGAGCCGGAGTCTTTAACGGCTTTTGAATGATATGAATGGCGTGGCCTAAAGCGGCCTCTGCCGCCTCCATCATCGCTTCTCCTAATGTTGGATGAGGATGAATCGTCAGAGCCATATCTTGCAAGCGCGCGCCCATTTCGATGGCCAGAGCCGCTTCGCTGATCAAGTTGCTCGCCTCTGGTCCAACGATGTGAACACCGAGAACAATGTCATTTTTCGCATCTGCGATAATTTTAATAAAACCATCGGTCTCCATGAGAGACACTGCGCGCCCGTTAGCACCAAAGGGGAACTTTCCAATTTTAAGCTGAGTATAACCTTTGGCTTTGCATTCGTCTTCGGTCCAACCTGCAGAGGCGATCTCTGGGCTGGTGAAGATCACGGCCGGAACGGTTTTCGCGTCGTAAGCTCGGTTCTGACCCGAGATAATTTCCGCAACCATAACTCCCTCGTGACTCGCCTTGTGGGCCAACATGGGCTGGCCACAGATGTCACCAATGGCAAATATATTCGGAAGATTGGTTTTACGTTGAGCGTTCACTTTGATAAATCCACGCTCATCCATTTGCAGACCGATACCCTTCAGATTCATCTGATCTGAATTGGGTTTACGTCCCACGGTCACGAGAATTTTATCAACGAGGAGAGTTTCCTCTTTTTCGGTCTTTTTCACTTTCAGTTCGAGCTGTTTGCCTTTTTTGACGTAGCCCAATGCCTTCGCATTCAGATGCACGGTCACGCCATCTTTTTTAAGCTTACGAGCCACAACCTGAACACACTCAGGATCGACCACGCCTTTAAGTAAACCGTCCATCGCTTCGAAAACATCAACTTTGGTTCCGAGTTTACGAAGATAAGACCCAATCTCAAGACCAATGTATCCACCACCGATCACCGCAACCGAGCCCGGAAGTTTATCCATAGCGAGCGCGCCCGTAGAAGACATTACGGTCTCTTCATCAAAAGCAAATCCAGGAATTTCAATCGGACGAGATCCCGTTGCGATAATATAATTTTTAGCCGTAATTGTTTGGGACCCCGATTTCGCCTTCACCTCGAGAGTCTTAGCATCCTTAAAAGAAGCCTCTCCCGAAATCACCTCGACCGAATTCCCCTTGAGAAGCTGAGCCACACCGCCCGACATTTTATCACAAACCGACTGCTTCCAACCCACGAGCTGCTTCATATCCACAGAAACATCGCCAGTAAATTTAAGCCCCATGGTCGGAGCATCATGCTGCATGCGATGAAGAAAGTGAGCCGCCGAAATCATCGCCTTCGAAGGAATACATCCCACATTCAAGCAAACTCCACCCAACTTCTCACGCTCGATCACCACAGTTTTAAAACCCAGCTGAGCCGCACGAATCGCCGCCACATAACCACCAGGCCCCGCCCCAATCACACAAACATCAAATTGACTCATAAAAATTCTCCTCAAACTTTAACGTACAGCACTCCGGTTTTTGAAGAGCGTTTCTTTTCGGACACTCTCACCGCTCAAACAAGCCGCAGGAAGCGGAACTCGGGTTCGAGCGTCCGAAAAGAAACGCTCTTCAAAAAGCCAAATTACTTAAATTAGATCCATCATTAGTATTCCGGGATTTTCAATTCGCTTAATGAAAGCGGCTAGGAATTTTGCGGCTTCGGCGCCGTCGATGAGACGGTGATCACAAGTTACCGTAAAGTTCATAAATTTTGCGACTTCTAAATTGCCGTCTTTAACGTAGGGGCGCTCTTGGATTTTGTACATCCCAAAAATCGCAACTTCCGGGTGATTAATGATCGGGGTTGCGTAAGTTCCACCGACGCTTCCGATATTCGTGATGGTGAAAGTTGCGCCTTTCATTTCTTCCATCTTGAGCTTGCCATCGCGGGCGCGTTTACCAAGGTCCATGATCTCGGCACTCAATTGAGTGATGGTTTTACGATCGGCATCTTTAATCACGGGAACCAAGAGACCGTTGGGAGTATCGGCAGCAAAACCGATGTTGTAGTATTTTTTGTGAACGATTTCTTGAGCGGCATCGTCAATTGAGCAATTGAATTTAGGAAATTCGCGAATCGTTGCAATGAGCGCCTTCATCACGAAAGGCATGTAAGTGATTTTTACACCTCTTTGCTCGGCCGCGGATTTAAGTTCTTCGCGCATAGTAACGAGAGCGGTCACGTTGGCCTCATCCATCAATGTAAAGTGAGGAATAACGTGTTTTGCCATCTGCATGTTTTCGGCGATCTTTTTGCGAATCCCACGAAGAGGCTCACGCTCTTCCTTCCCCTGTTGGCTTTCGAACGACGGAGTGTAACCGATTTTGGGAGGGGCATAAGTTCCTACAGCACCACCGGCGGTGGCTCCTTGATGCTTCATCACATCATCGCGAGTCACGCGGCCTGCGAGCCCACTTCCTTGCATATTATTTATATCGACATTCATCTCACGCGCTAAACGACGAGTGGAGGGAGTGGCTAAAACATTCTCGTTCATCGGAGGAGGCGATACTTGTTGCGGCTGCACTGAAGGAGCGGGAGCTGCAGTCATCGCTGCGGGCCGCTGTTGCGGCGCTGGAGCCGCAGGCTGTTTCGTGGGAGCGGCGGCCGCTTTGGGGGCCTCCGTCTGCGCTTCCGCTTTTTTTGCGGCGGGAGCACCGGCGCCATCAAGGCTCATAAACGATGCGCCTACTTTGATCACATCGCCCTCTTTAAACTTAAGCTCTTTCACCGTACCGGCGGCAGGAGATGGAACTTCAACAGTGGCTTTGTCGGTCATCAACTCAACAAGAGGTTGATCGACTTGGACGTTGTCGCCCACTTTTACGAGCCAGCGAACCAATTCACCCTCGGTTACGCCTTCGCCAATTTCTGGTAGTTGAACTTCTTTAGACATGTTTATTCTCCCCTTGAACAGGTTTTGCGAGTCTTTGTTTTTCAATGACACCTTTAATAAAATATTCTCCGGCTTTGTACGAGCTTCGCACTAGAGGCCCACTGGCACAATACATAAATCCCATGGAAAGAGCTTTTTCTTCCCAAAATTTAAATTTTTCGGGAGTGATAAATTCGATCACTTTGAGATGGCGTTTCGTGGGCTGAAGGTACTGTCCAAACGTGACAACATCACAGCCAACGGCCCGCAAATCGTGCAGAGCCTGGATCACTTCTTCGTCGGTCTCTCCGAGGCCCATCATGACCGAAGTTTTTGTATAGCGAGTGGGGTCCACTTCTTTCACCCACTTTAAAACATCCAGCGACTGACGATACTTCGCTCGCGGATCACGCACTTTGGGTGTGAGGCGCTCAACAGTTTCGATATTGTGAGCAAAGACATCCGGCTTGGATTCTGTGAGTTGCTTCACGAGCTCAAAGTTTCCGCGGAAGTCCGGAGTTAAAACTTCGACAATCAGTTTCGGATCGTTTTCTTTAATAGTTCGAATTGTGCGCGCAAAGTGATCGGTCCCCTGATCAGCAAGGTCATCACGATTCACGCTGGTGATCACTACGTACTCTAAGCCCATTTGCGCGATCGCCCAGCCGACTTTTTCTGGCTCTTCGTTGTCAATTTTTCCGCGAGGGTTTCCCGTTTTGACCGCACAGAAGCGGCACCCGCGAGTGCAAACCTCACCCATCAGCATGAAAGTGGCTGTCCCGCCCGACCAACACTCACCAATGTTCGGGCACTTGGCCTCTTGGCAAACCGTTGCGAGCTTCAATTCTCCGAGCATCGCTTTGATGCGCGTGTAATTTTCTCCGCTGGGGGCCTTCACTTTCAGCCAAGTGGGCTTCGGAACAAGTTTAGGAGTTGGCGTTGCCACTGGAGCCGAATCGACCGGAGTGACTTCCACCGCAGGAGTAGGTTTTTGAGCTGGTATTGTCATCCCAACTTCATAGCAGAAGATCCCCCCTCTGTCCCCTGAACCTCGAGGGAGAATCCCTCTTTAATGCTGCGCGTATAAGGCCATTCACCCTGAAAGGATCGGCGGACCTCTTTCTTTTTTACGGGAGGGGTTACATACTGGAGATCATCATGGGTCAAGAGAATCAAATACTCCAATTAGTGTCTCCTCGCACGGCTCCCTTCAAAGAGCCCGTCCGCGTCAGTTGGAAGCTCGACGGGCGATTTTTGCTGGTCAAGTTCAACGTCACCATCCCCGTGCAGTTGGCCAAAAAAGTTTACGGCCCTGGAGATTATCCCTACGAATTTGATGTGGTCGAAGTCTTCATTCACGTGAATGGGTCCAAAGAGGGGAACCTTCCTTACTACGAATTCGAAGTGACTCCCTACAATCAAACTTTGGAAGTCAAAATCAGTGATCTTGCCAAGCCCTTCGAGCTCGGGATCACGACGGGAACAGAAACCTCTGCTAAAGAAACTCCACAGGGCTGGACCGGCGAATTTAAGATTCCCTTGGACAAACTCGGATGGAATGGAAACCCCAAGGACATTCGCGGAAACTTTTTTGGCATCTTCGGAAATTCCCCGCGCACGTATTGGAGTTTGTATCTCGCACCCCAAGAAGTAGCGGCGTTTCATAAGCCTGATTTTTTTCGGCCTCTGTTTTAATTTTTTTTGAGCTTATTTTGGAAAAAGCTTTTTGCTCCAAAAAATTAAGAGGAAAACCAGCAGCGCGAGGCCAATGGTGGCTAAAGCCAATTGAAATAAGAGAACTCCGCTGATTCCCTTGTTCGAAATCCAGTTTTTCACCCACGGAATTTGAGAACGATAAAACTTGAGTCTCTTCTGAGGAACCCCTTCCTTCTCGAGTCCATACTTTAGCGCGAGCTCCAACACATCGTAAGCGCTTTCCAGATCATATTTCAGCGCTACAATGTTCGAGAGATCGTAAAGGAGATCGCCCGTGATCGGATCTTTAGGTGGGATGAGAAACATGCGCTCACGCAATTGATAGACCAAAGCGCGTTCCGCATTGTCCATCTGTCGCATCGAAATCCCTTGCGGAATGACCGGCTTTCCCTCGCTGCCAAAGTCAAAGCCCAGAATAGAATTTTTCTTGAGCCAATTCGGGTCGGATTTTAAAGTGATTTTCGCTTTTAAAACTTCCAGATGTAACCATTCGGTTCCCTCGTGAGCCTGCCGCTGGAGCACCAAACTTTTTTTAATCCACTCAAAAGCTTTTTCGTCCTCACCCGAAAGCTCATACGCCGTTCCTAGGTTGGCGGCGATATTCAACTCGCCACCGTGAGCATCCACGATGGGCTCGAGCAGCTGAATGGCCTCGCGAAATTTATTTTGATAAATGTAAATCGAAGCCAATTCCGCTTCGTTCTTCCAGCGCTCGGCTTCCGTCGCTGAAGCAAGAGCCGCCTGTGCTGCGGATTCGGCTTGAAACAGATTTAACGATTCCGCCCTACTATTAATCTTGACACAAATTTCTCTTCCCGGTGAAGACGTGACATTGGGGACCCTTTCGCCACTGAGCGTAGTATATGTGGAGTGAGTGTTGAAACAAGCGTGGGACACATTAAAACTCAACAAAACAAATATTATTAAATTCATGCCCCAAGGATAAAAATGGATATTACTAATGTCAAACACGCAGAACTTTGATATGGATTGAGCATGTTTTTAATATCATTGATTGCTCTATCTATTCATGCTGCTGAGACAAAAATTCCTGAGAGTTTTGTCGATATCACCTCCATCAATCCCCAAATCCAGGTCGAACTTCGTTACAATTCCGAATGGAATTTTATCGGTCGCCGCATCGCTGGCTACAAGGCGAACAAATGTTTTCTTAAAAAAGCCACGGCGGACGCACTCTCTCTCGTGCAAAAAGATGTGGAAAAAAAGGGGATGTCTCTCCTCATCTTCGACTGCTATCGTCCCCAACAGGCCGTTAACGATTTTTTAGAATGGGCTAAAAACGACGATCAAAAGATGAAAGTCTTTTTCTACCCTGATGTTGAAAAGTCTAAGCTGGTGAAAGATGGATATATCTCCAATCAATCCAGTCATAGCCGAGGAAATACGGTGGATCTCACACTGATAAAAAATGATGTCAAACTCGTCCCTCAAAAAGATCAACTCAAGTATCAAGAGGATCGACTGGATTGCCGCCAATCCGTCAATATCGAAGCGAAGGGTCAGCTCAACATGGGCACGACCTATGATTGTTTTACTCCGATGTCGAACACGATGAATGGTTTTATCGCTGTCAAAGCGCAAGACAATCGCGCCCTCCTTAAAAAAGCGATGACCCGCAGGGGCTTTATCAATTACGCCAAGGAGTGGTGGCACTACACCCTTCGCAACGAATCTCCCCAAGATAAACCTTTTGATTTTGTCATTGAATAAATATGAAGTTTGAAACACCCCTCATCAAAGCTAAATTTCTCAAACGCTATAAACGTTTTTTTGCCGATATCGAAATTAACGGTAAGGTCGAAGTGGCTCATGTGGCCAATACCGGAAGCCTTAGAGGCTGTCTGGACGAGGGCTCCCACTGCCTTGTATCTCCCGCGAAAGATCCCAATCGTAAACTCCGCTACAGTCTCGAAATGATTAAAACTCCGTCCACGTGGGTGGGTGTGAATACCAGCCTTCCCAACAAACTCGTTTACGAACTTTGGCAAAGCGGAACTTATGCGCCTTGGAACACGTTTGATCGCGGACAGATGGAGGTTAAAATCAATAAAGAGACTCGTTTGGATATGGCGCTCTGGAAGAGTGAAGACTTCCCTCAAGATAAGCTCGATTGGAAAAAGGTAAAACCACCTCTCCACTTTATCGAAATCAAAAATGTCACTTTAGCCGAAAATAAAATTGCACAATTCCCAGACTCCGTCACCGAGCGAGGACAAAAGCATTTGAGCGAACTGATAGATCTTATGGATAAAGGCTACAGCTGCGAGATCGTTTTTTTAGTGCAAAGAAGCGATTGTGATTTCTTTTCGCCAGCGGACGCCATTGACAAAAAATATGGTGAGCTTTTGCGTGAGGCAAAAAAAAGAGGCGTTCTGATAACGCCTCTTTCCTGCGAGCTATCCTCAACGGAGATCAGACCTTTAGCGGTCCCACTCCCGTTAAAGTTTTAGCCTTTTCTCTTTAACCATTCGTCGATGATTTTTTTGAACTCAGGTAGTGGGTATGCACCTTTGAGAGTGACACCGTTCACGAGGTAACCTGGAGTTCCTTCGATACCGTTCTCTTGAGCTTCCTGCATATCTGCATTGATGCGAGTTTTGATCGCGTCAGCTTGATCTTTAAGATCTTTAGCTAAACGACCCATATCGGCCTTCGCTTCTTTCGCTAAAGCTTGATAAAGCTTTTCCGCATCTTTGTCAGAACCATAGGTCTCATTTTGACGTCCGAAGACGAGCTTCTTAAATTCGAAAGCTTTATTGGGATCTTGCATACCGATAGCTTCGAAATACTCAGACCCGCGGCGAGCATTCGGGTGCTTCCCTTCTAAAGGAAGGTGCTTAAAGATAAGGCGAACTTTATCACCATACTCTTTAAAAACTTCGTCTACGGTGTTTGAACCCTGACGGCAGAATGGGCACTGGAAATCAGAGTACTCTACGATCGTGATCACTGCGTCTTTATTCCCTTTAATAGGACGACCAGCATCCACGGCGAACTTCTTAGGAGTTTCGAA is a window encoding:
- the lipB gene encoding lipoyl(octanoyl) transferase LipB; translation: MSLKLPKFLNGKVALEDWGLIPYREAFELQKKYVDEISSGERLETLVFCSHPAIVTLGRGTQPGDLAGWTGDTIEVNRGGRATYHGPSQIVFYPLISVAEGVAKKIKPRDLHGFFRELELAVVDALQDIGITSQGHSVQKQVGESNEQEATGVWIGSQKIAAIGIAVRKWIVSHGLALNFDDDPQAFQGILPCGFQPSQVTSVKKIKPTASARDDFKQIILDRVTGRFFLSSSEE
- the lpdA gene encoding dihydrolipoyl dehydrogenase: MSQFDVCVIGAGPGGYVAAIRAAQLGFKTVVIEREKLGGVCLNVGCIPSKAMISAAHFLHRMQHDAPTMGLKFTGDVSVDMKQLVGWKQSVCDKMSGGVAQLLKGNSVEVISGEASFKDAKTLEVKAKSGSQTITAKNYIIATGSRPIEIPGFAFDEETVMSSTGALAMDKLPGSVAVIGGGYIGLEIGSYLRKLGTKVDVFEAMDGLLKGVVDPECVQVVARKLKKDGVTVHLNAKALGYVKKGKQLELKVKKTEKEETLLVDKILVTVGRKPNSDQMNLKGIGLQMDERGFIKVNAQRKTNLPNIFAIGDICGQPMLAHKASHEGVMVAEIISGQNRAYDAKTVPAVIFTSPEIASAGWTEDECKAKGYTQLKIGKFPFGANGRAVSLMETDGFIKIIADAKNDIVLGVHIVGPEASNLISEAALAIEMGARLQDMALTIHPHPTLGEAMMEAAEAALGHAIHIIQKPLKTPAPNTHLSGKA
- a CDS encoding 2-oxo acid dehydrogenase subunit E2, translating into MSKEVQLPEIGEGVTEGELVRWLVKVGDNVQVDQPLVELMTDKATVEVPSPAAGTVKELKFKEGDVIKVGASFMSLDGAGAPAAKKAEAQTEAPKAAAAPTKQPAAPAPQQRPAAMTAAPAPSVQPQQVSPPPMNENVLATPSTRRLAREMNVDINNMQGSGLAGRVTRDDVMKHQGATAGGAVGTYAPPKIGYTPSFESQQGKEEREPLRGIRKKIAENMQMAKHVIPHFTLMDEANVTALVTMREELKSAAEQRGVKITYMPFVMKALIATIREFPKFNCSIDDAAQEIVHKKYYNIGFAADTPNGLLVPVIKDADRKTITQLSAEIMDLGKRARDGKLKMEEMKGATFTITNIGSVGGTYATPIINHPEVAIFGMYKIQERPYVKDGNLEVAKFMNFTVTCDHRLIDGAEAAKFLAAFIKRIENPGILMMDLI
- the lipA gene encoding lipoyl synthase: MTIPAQKPTPAVEVTPVDSAPVATPTPKLVPKPTWLKVKAPSGENYTRIKAMLGELKLATVCQEAKCPNIGECWSGGTATFMLMGEVCTRGCRFCAVKTGNPRGKIDNEEPEKVGWAIAQMGLEYVVITSVNRDDLADQGTDHFARTIRTIKENDPKLIVEVLTPDFRGNFELVKQLTESKPDVFAHNIETVERLTPKVRDPRAKYRQSLDVLKWVKEVDPTRYTKTSVMMGLGETDEEVIQALHDLRAVGCDVVTFGQYLQPTKRHLKVIEFITPEKFKFWEEKALSMGFMYCASGPLVRSSYKAGEYFIKGVIEKQRLAKPVQGENKHV
- a CDS encoding tetratricopeptide repeat protein, with the translated sequence MNLIIFVLLSFNVSHACFNTHSTYTTLSGERVPNVTSSPGREICVKINSRAESLNLFQAESAAQAALASATEAERWKNEAELASIYIYQNKFREAIQLLEPIVDAHGGELNIAANLGTAYELSGEDEKAFEWIKKSLVLQRQAHEGTEWLHLEVLKAKITLKSDPNWLKKNSILGFDFGSEGKPVIPQGISMRQMDNAERALVYQLRERMFLIPPKDPITGDLLYDLSNIVALKYDLESAYDVLELALKYGLEKEGVPQKRLKFYRSQIPWVKNWISNKGISGVLLFQLALATIGLALLVFLLIFWSKKLFPK
- a CDS encoding M15 family metallopeptidase codes for the protein MFLISLIALSIHAAETKIPESFVDITSINPQIQVELRYNSEWNFIGRRIAGYKANKCFLKKATADALSLVQKDVEKKGMSLLIFDCYRPQQAVNDFLEWAKNDDQKMKVFFYPDVEKSKLVKDGYISNQSSHSRGNTVDLTLIKNDVKLVPQKDQLKYQEDRLDCRQSVNIEAKGQLNMGTTYDCFTPMSNTMNGFIAVKAQDNRALLKKAMTRRGFINYAKEWWHYTLRNESPQDKPFDFVIE
- the sfsA gene encoding DNA/RNA nuclease SfsA produces the protein MKFETPLIKAKFLKRYKRFFADIEINGKVEVAHVANTGSLRGCLDEGSHCLVSPAKDPNRKLRYSLEMIKTPSTWVGVNTSLPNKLVYELWQSGTYAPWNTFDRGQMEVKINKETRLDMALWKSEDFPQDKLDWKKVKPPLHFIEIKNVTLAENKIAQFPDSVTERGQKHLSELIDLMDKGYSCEIVFLVQRSDCDFFSPADAIDKKYGELLREAKKRGVLITPLSCELSSTEIRPLAVPLPLKF
- a CDS encoding DsbA family protein, producing the protein MKLVKLFALCGLVLSSAGCSKLIEKTIEDNPEIIYKAIKKDPAKFMATLREAAQEAQKSDYENSRKAEEEERKKEFETPKKFAVDAGRPIKGNKDAVITIVEYSDFQCPFCRQGSNTVDEVFKEYGDKVRLIFKHLPLEGKHPNARRGSEYFEAIGMQDPNKAFEFKKLVFGRQNETYGSDKDAEKLYQALAKEAKADMGRLAKDLKDQADAIKTRINADMQEAQENGIEGTPGYLVNGVTLKGAYPLPEFKKIIDEWLKRKG